A genomic window from Candidatus Dormiibacterota bacterium includes:
- a CDS encoding FAD-dependent oxidoreductase — protein MLGRYFRPWRMWRTPSLRSSYDVVVIGGGVHGLGAAYEMARRGVRNIAVLERSYIGSGASGRNTTIIRANYRTTAGVEFYRESVRLYQRLAQELDYNLLYSQQGHMTLAHSERAMLTMTERAEVNRLLGVDSRVIGPDDIAELCPELDLSDRPTFPIMAALYHPPGAVVRHDAVVWGYARAADRLGVEIHPRTEVTGILRDGDRVSGVRTTAGDISAPVVLACASGWSSEVAAMAGVELPIVTHPLQAFVTEPLKPLLHVIIVSSGLHVYISQTDRGEVLIGSEIEPYTTVSQASTLDFLEVTAQHTLELLPSLSHAAVMRSWSGLCDITPDYSPIMGRTPVEGFLVDCGWGTYGFKAAPISAVCMAELVATGRTPSLIEPFALSRFDEMRLVSEIGAAAVSH, from the coding sequence ATGCTGGGCCGGTATTTCCGTCCCTGGCGGATGTGGCGCACGCCGAGCCTGCGCTCCAGCTACGACGTGGTCGTCATCGGCGGCGGCGTCCACGGGCTCGGCGCCGCCTACGAGATGGCCAGGCGCGGGGTGCGCAACATCGCCGTGCTCGAGCGCAGCTACATCGGCAGCGGGGCGAGCGGGCGCAACACCACCATCATCCGCGCCAACTACCGCACCACCGCGGGGGTCGAGTTCTACCGCGAGAGCGTCCGCCTCTACCAGCGGCTCGCCCAGGAGCTCGACTACAACCTGCTCTACTCGCAGCAGGGGCACATGACCCTGGCGCACAGCGAGCGTGCCATGCTCACCATGACCGAGCGCGCCGAGGTGAACCGGCTGCTCGGCGTCGACAGCCGGGTGATCGGCCCCGACGACATCGCCGAGCTGTGCCCCGAGCTCGACCTCTCCGACCGCCCCACGTTCCCGATCATGGCGGCGCTCTACCATCCGCCCGGCGCCGTGGTGCGCCACGACGCGGTGGTCTGGGGCTATGCGCGCGCCGCCGACCGCCTCGGGGTGGAGATCCATCCCCGCACCGAGGTGACCGGCATCCTCCGCGACGGCGACCGGGTCAGCGGGGTGCGCACCACCGCCGGGGACATCTCGGCGCCGGTGGTGCTCGCCTGCGCCAGCGGTTGGTCGAGCGAGGTGGCGGCGATGGCGGGGGTCGAGCTCCCCATCGTCACCCATCCCCTGCAGGCCTTCGTGACCGAGCCGCTCAAGCCGCTGCTCCACGTGATCATCGTCTCGTCGGGGCTGCACGTGTACATCAGCCAGACCGATCGCGGCGAGGTGCTGATCGGGTCGGAGATCGAGCCCTACACCACCGTGAGCCAGGCCTCGACCCTCGACTTCCTCGAGGTGACCGCGCAGCACACCCTGGAGCTGCTGCCGTCGCTCTCGCACGCGGCGGTGATGAGGTCCTGGTCCGGGCTCTGCGACATCACCCCCGACTACAGCCCGATCATGGGGCGCACCCCGGTCGAGGGCTTCCTCGTCGACTGCGGGTGGGGCACCTACGGCTTCAAGGCGGCGCCGATCTCCGCGGTCTGCATGGCGGAGCTGGTCGCCACCGGGCGCACCCCGTCGCTGATCGAGCCCTTCGCGCTCTCGCGGTTCGACGAGATGCGGCTGGTCTCGGAGATCGGAGCCGCCGCCGTCTCCCACTGA
- a CDS encoding methyltransferase domain-containing protein, which yields MITAPEPTRLGDITRFGSVDRADDPAFFVELVDGLNRLDSVVDCKRRMLDCLDLGPGEHALDVGCGTGPDVRAMAARVAPGGTALGIDVSEVMLAEARRRSEGCGLPVEFRRGDVHRLDLPDASVDACRAERVLLHVEDHARAVSEMARVLRPGGRLAVYDFDLDAWILAGADPAVSRRVLELYLETIRHPHVARELPWLFRQAGLVDVRVIAQALVAGCDFVATALMGTVTAGVGAGRLAADEVERWLGDLRTAEADGHFVCAINGLIVTARKP from the coding sequence GTGATCACCGCTCCCGAACCGACCCGGCTCGGTGACATCACCCGCTTCGGCAGCGTCGACCGCGCCGACGACCCCGCCTTCTTCGTCGAGCTGGTCGACGGCCTCAACCGCCTCGACAGCGTCGTGGACTGCAAGCGGCGGATGCTCGACTGCCTCGACCTCGGCCCCGGCGAGCACGCCCTCGACGTCGGCTGCGGCACCGGCCCCGACGTCCGCGCCATGGCCGCGCGGGTCGCCCCCGGCGGCACCGCACTCGGCATCGACGTGAGCGAGGTCATGCTCGCCGAGGCGCGGCGCCGGTCGGAGGGCTGCGGGCTGCCGGTCGAGTTCCGGCGCGGCGACGTGCACCGGCTCGACCTCCCCGACGCGAGCGTCGACGCCTGCCGCGCCGAGCGGGTGCTGCTCCACGTCGAGGACCACGCCCGCGCCGTCTCCGAGATGGCCAGGGTGCTCCGCCCCGGCGGCCGCCTCGCCGTCTACGACTTCGACCTCGACGCCTGGATCCTCGCCGGCGCCGACCCCGCCGTCTCCCGCCGGGTGCTCGAGCTCTACCTCGAGACCATCCGCCACCCGCATGTCGCCCGGGAGCTGCCCTGGCTCTTCCGCCAGGCCGGGCTCGTCGACGTGCGCGTGATCGCCCAGGCGCTGGTCGCCGGATGTGACTTCGTCGCCACCGCGCTGATGGGCACGGTCACCGCCGGGGTCGGCGCGGGCCGGCTGGCGGCGGACGAGGTCGAACGCTGGCTGGGCGACCTCCGCACCGCCGAGGCCGACGGCCATTTCGTCTGCGCCATCAACGGCCTCATCGTCACCGCCCGCAAGCCCTGA